AAATCGATAGAATTTCGAGTTCGTCTCCATTTTCGCTGCCTTTTGTGGCATCGAAAATTAGTTCGAGTCGCTTTATTGCGCTCTGATAGTCTTTTTCGTTTCTAATAGGTGCTATTTTCATCTTAAATTTCGTTTGCGTTTATTTTGTCATATTCGGCATGCGTTCCAACAAAGCGAATCCAACAGATTTGATACTCGAAATTAAATTTTACGATTAAACGGTATCGGTTGCCTTTTATGTTGAAAACAATTCGATTGTCCTTTAATATGCTTGCGCTCGGATACTCGATTTTCAGCTCATTCAAGTTTTTAAATTCAGATTTTTCAGTTTCCCTGTACCAGGCGGTCAATTGTTGTTCACTATCCGCATGCTTTGTCCAGAAATCCCTTAAAGTCCGTTTCGCTATTACTCTCAAATCATGTAATTTATAACAAAAGTACAAAAAAAGTTACCATAACGGTAACTTAATTGATTTTTTTTTAGCTTGTGC
The sequence above is drawn from the Cellulophaga sp. Hel_I_12 genome and encodes:
- a CDS encoding type II toxin-antitoxin system HigB family toxin — protein: MRVIAKRTLRDFWTKHADSEQQLTAWYRETEKSEFKNLNELKIEYPSASILKDNRIVFNIKGNRYRLIVKFNFEYQICWIRFVGTHAEYDKINANEI